A section of the Telopea speciosissima isolate NSW1024214 ecotype Mountain lineage chromosome 3, Tspe_v1, whole genome shotgun sequence genome encodes:
- the LOC122657056 gene encoding uncharacterized protein LOC122657056 isoform X1, whose translation MEFNHKVDNDKASTYFASASGDGYFTEQALRAGYISSDMVKSDFMRNPMNVGAAIQRELEKERIRDEIIAEERRALELEVRRELLLERELALQRRAHSHGFSLMASSASMLRADQRLSMMIHPEGGTKLDESFAAFPTRAEVVKHQAEGARLEDTLSLPPPSEVGPLEKLPLQRSAEPRVGDVKPLPDVGKTQVLFFAKPTSSSLTGMKRKVLEPPSAIIGAGQLPSAGSKKKPQEWSCALCQVTATSEKGLNDHVQGRKHKAKEAALLASKNTSRNTGGSTPSKPTKSANTNSPKAKKGKKQEGNKQQPVKQDGDEPVQKKQKPEAVKKKYKYWCEMCQVGTHGRTVMASHEKGKKHVFYLEKLKKENGSIPGTTTSSESAHEKPKNVDTEAKETNGERENVDGEVGGVVEADKKEAGDAKEDQSGEVDMVDNRSSFEEATELRKDDPSPSSVAVGVVEGHKN comes from the exons TCGCTTCTGCTTCTGGTGATGGCTACTTCACTGAACAAGCATTGCGTG CGGGTTATATTAGTAGTGATATGGTGAAGAGTGACTTTATGAGAAATCCAATGAATGTTGGAGCAGCCATTCAACGGGAGCTGGAGAAGGAGAGGATCAGAGATGAGATCATCGCTGAAGAGAGGCGGGCTCTTGAACTGGAGGTCAGGAGAGAGTTGCTATTGGAGCGAGAGTTAGCTCTGCAACGAAGGGCTCATTCCCATGGTTTTTCTTTAATGGCTTCTTCAGCGTCAATGTTAAGGGCTGATCAGAGGCTCTCCATGATGATTCATCCAGAGGGTGGTACTAAGCTCGACGAGAGTTTTGCTGCGTTTCCTACTCGTGCTGAGGTTGTCAAGCATCAAGCGGAGGGGGCTAGGCTTGAGGATACGCTCTCATTGCCACCTCCTTCTGAAGTTGGGCCCTTGGAGAAGCTTCCCTTGCAGAGAAGTGCAGAGCCCAGAGTGGGGGATGTTAAGCCTCTTCCTGATGTCGGCAAGACGCAAGTTTTGTTCTTC GCAAAGCCTACTAGTTCTAGTCTCACTGGAATGAAAAGGAAAGTTTTGGAACCACCGTCAGCCATAATAGGTGCTGGTCAGCTTCCTTCAGCTGGTTCAAAGAAGAAACCCCAGGAGTGGAGTTGTGCTCTCTGTCAAGTTACTGCAACAAGCGAGAAGGGTCTAAATGATCATGTCCAAGGGAGAAAGCACAAGGCCAAGGAAGCTGCACTTCTGGCAAGTAAGAATACAAGCAGGAACACTGGTGGTTCAACTCCTTCAAAGCCAACTAAGAGTGCAAATACCAACAGTCCAAAGgcaaagaagggaaagaaacaaGAAGGTAACAAGCAGCAGCCTGTCAAGCAAGATGGAGATGAACCAGTGCAGAAAAAGCAGAAGCCAGAAGCTGTAAAGAAAAAGTACAAATATTGGTGTGAGATGTGTCAGGTGGGTACCCATGGTCGGACTGTTATGGCCTCTCAcgagaaggggaagaagcatGTGTTCTATCTggagaaactgaagaaagaaaatggatcCATTCCAGGCACAACAACCTCATCCGAATCTGCTCATgagaaacccaaaaatgtagaCACTGAGGCCAAAGAGACAAatggggagagagaaaatgtagATGGGGAAGTAGGTGGAGTAGTAGAGGCTGATAAAAAGGAGGCAGGTGATGCAAAAGAAGATCAATCAGGTGAAGTAGACATGGTTGACAACAGGTCAAGCTTTGAGGAGGCAACAGAGTTACGAAAGGATGATCCAAGCCCATCTTCTGTAGCCGTAGGAGTAGTGGAAGGGCATAAGAATTAA
- the LOC122657056 gene encoding uncharacterized protein LOC122657056 isoform X2: protein MEFNHKVDNDKASTYFASASGDGYFTEQALRAIQRELEKERIRDEIIAEERRALELEVRRELLLERELALQRRAHSHGFSLMASSASMLRADQRLSMMIHPEGGTKLDESFAAFPTRAEVVKHQAEGARLEDTLSLPPPSEVGPLEKLPLQRSAEPRVGDVKPLPDVGKTQVLFFAKPTSSSLTGMKRKVLEPPSAIIGAGQLPSAGSKKKPQEWSCALCQVTATSEKGLNDHVQGRKHKAKEAALLASKNTSRNTGGSTPSKPTKSANTNSPKAKKGKKQEGNKQQPVKQDGDEPVQKKQKPEAVKKKYKYWCEMCQVGTHGRTVMASHEKGKKHVFYLEKLKKENGSIPGTTTSSESAHEKPKNVDTEAKETNGERENVDGEVGGVVEADKKEAGDAKEDQSGEVDMVDNRSSFEEATELRKDDPSPSSVAVGVVEGHKN from the exons TCGCTTCTGCTTCTGGTGATGGCTACTTCACTGAACAAGCATTGCGTG CCATTCAACGGGAGCTGGAGAAGGAGAGGATCAGAGATGAGATCATCGCTGAAGAGAGGCGGGCTCTTGAACTGGAGGTCAGGAGAGAGTTGCTATTGGAGCGAGAGTTAGCTCTGCAACGAAGGGCTCATTCCCATGGTTTTTCTTTAATGGCTTCTTCAGCGTCAATGTTAAGGGCTGATCAGAGGCTCTCCATGATGATTCATCCAGAGGGTGGTACTAAGCTCGACGAGAGTTTTGCTGCGTTTCCTACTCGTGCTGAGGTTGTCAAGCATCAAGCGGAGGGGGCTAGGCTTGAGGATACGCTCTCATTGCCACCTCCTTCTGAAGTTGGGCCCTTGGAGAAGCTTCCCTTGCAGAGAAGTGCAGAGCCCAGAGTGGGGGATGTTAAGCCTCTTCCTGATGTCGGCAAGACGCAAGTTTTGTTCTTC GCAAAGCCTACTAGTTCTAGTCTCACTGGAATGAAAAGGAAAGTTTTGGAACCACCGTCAGCCATAATAGGTGCTGGTCAGCTTCCTTCAGCTGGTTCAAAGAAGAAACCCCAGGAGTGGAGTTGTGCTCTCTGTCAAGTTACTGCAACAAGCGAGAAGGGTCTAAATGATCATGTCCAAGGGAGAAAGCACAAGGCCAAGGAAGCTGCACTTCTGGCAAGTAAGAATACAAGCAGGAACACTGGTGGTTCAACTCCTTCAAAGCCAACTAAGAGTGCAAATACCAACAGTCCAAAGgcaaagaagggaaagaaacaaGAAGGTAACAAGCAGCAGCCTGTCAAGCAAGATGGAGATGAACCAGTGCAGAAAAAGCAGAAGCCAGAAGCTGTAAAGAAAAAGTACAAATATTGGTGTGAGATGTGTCAGGTGGGTACCCATGGTCGGACTGTTATGGCCTCTCAcgagaaggggaagaagcatGTGTTCTATCTggagaaactgaagaaagaaaatggatcCATTCCAGGCACAACAACCTCATCCGAATCTGCTCATgagaaacccaaaaatgtagaCACTGAGGCCAAAGAGACAAatggggagagagaaaatgtagATGGGGAAGTAGGTGGAGTAGTAGAGGCTGATAAAAAGGAGGCAGGTGATGCAAAAGAAGATCAATCAGGTGAAGTAGACATGGTTGACAACAGGTCAAGCTTTGAGGAGGCAACAGAGTTACGAAAGGATGATCCAAGCCCATCTTCTGTAGCCGTAGGAGTAGTGGAAGGGCATAAGAATTAA
- the LOC122657060 gene encoding chaperone protein dnaJ 8, chloroplastic-like, which yields MAMAVGLVNGRSSWTQRSFLKNRKGKKINFSCVASSSSLTDQYRKLRIEPGASEGEVKKAFRQLALQYHPDVCKGNNCSVQFHSINEAYDIVMSYLRGEETNTDDQYESYDYNDTEKPMRGMCDPDWDMWEEWMGWEGAGIRDYSSHINPYI from the exons atggcCATGGCTGTTGGGTTGGTGAATGGTAGGTCCTCATGGACTCAAAGAAGCTTCCTGAAGAacagaaaggggaaaaagattAATTTTTCTTGTGTTGCTTCCTCTTCCAGCTTAACGGATCAATATAGAAAGCTTAGAATCGAACCTGGTGCTTCTGAAGGCGAAGTTAAGAAAGCCTTTCGCCAACTCGCCTTACAG TATCACCCGGATGTGTGCAAAGGAAACAACTGCAGCGTTCAATTCCACAGTATTAACGAAGCCTACGAT ATCGTGATGAGCTACCTGAGGGGAGAAGAAACGAACACAGACGATCAATATGAGTCGTACGATTATAACGATACAGAGAAGCCAATGAGGGGAATGTGCGATCCTGATTGGGACATGTGGGAAGAATGGATGGGATGGGAAGGTGCAGGGATTCGTGATTACTCTTCTCACATCAACCCCTACATCTAA
- the LOC122657059 gene encoding uncharacterized protein LOC122657059 produces MLKRMKRVAMDSSPSYMVDEEARTRFKHQSLMQDYQDLLKDTETLKSQLQRSKQNRSVLRAEVRFLRRRYKHLVAVQSPSTPTEPDPPRLMNPEIRGEPHAEKRSYREKEAPLTNHSVFDLNQVSRGEDDEFQVLEPVRMEKKFKNNLVPMGGGDEQLTTDLNLPVCRDIGNGSRPGKRKITWSDQVALRA; encoded by the exons ATGTTGAAGAGGATGAAAAGGGTTGCAATGGATTCTTCTCCTTCGTACATGGTTGATGAAGAGGCTCGAACCAGATTCAAACATCAGAGTCTGATGCAGGATTACCAAGATTTGCTCAAG GATACAGAGACCTTAAAGAGTCAGCTGCAGAGATCAAAACAGAACAGATCAGTTCTCAGAGCTGAAGTCCG ATTCTTGAGGCGAAGGTATAAACATCTTGTAGCAGTCCAATCTCCAAGCACCCCAACTGAGCCAGATCCTCCTAGGCTCATGAATCCTGAAATCAGAGGGGAACCACATGCGGAGAAAAGGAGTTACAGGGAAAAGGAAGCCCCATTAACCAACCATTCGGTTTTTGATTTGAACCAGGTTTCG AGAGGTGAAGATGATGAATTTCAGGTTTTGGAACCAgtgagaatggagaagaagtttAAGAACAATTTAGTGCCTATGGGTGGAGGAGATGAACAACTGACGACTGATCTAAACTTACCCGTTTGTAGAGATATTGGAAATGGGTCTCGACCAGGGAAGAGGAAGATTACATGGTCAGATCAGGTGGCTTTGAGGGCCTAG